One Desulfovibrio inopinatus DSM 10711 genomic window, TGCTCCATATATCTCCACCGAAACAAACTTCCCCTTGATCCGGTGTTTCCAACCCCGCAAGACAGCGTAAAACTGTGGTTTTTCCCGAACCCGACGGCCCGACCAGTGCCAGGATTTCTTCTTGGCCACAGGTAATTTCAACATCAAGGTTAAAATTGGAGAGTTGCTTGAACAGTCGAGCTCTCAAGCCGTTTGCGGGGAGGGAATTCATGCTGCTGAACCTGCCTGGGCTATCACTGCGGTATCAAGCATCGCGGCGAGTTCCTGTGGATGCGTTACCATGGGACAATGTCCGGAGTTCAGTTCTGTGACAGACCAGCCAAAAGATCGCGCTTTCCCGGCCATGGCTCGAATGAATGGGCTTGCTGTGGCTGTGCAGGTGATAAATGAAACAGGAACACATGTAGGATCGAACTCAGAAGGAAATGGCGTGAGAAAAGCACTTTCCGGAAAATCGCAGAGTCGGGCAGAGAACCAAGGGCCTCGAGATTCCGGAACACCAAACACGTTGAGGGGCCACGGTTTGATCTTCCAGTTTCCAACGCGATGACTTTCAAGCATATGCCGAAAAGCCTCTCCGGCCGTATCAACAAAACTTCGATTGCTTTGAGGGATAATGGTATCCACAAGGATGGCTTGGTGAAGCAGGTGCGGCGTCCCCATCATGATGGCACCACAGATCAGCCCCGAGTAGCTGTGGCCGACAAGAACGACATCGTCGAGTTCTTCGAAATAGATATAATTCGATATATCTTGAATGAAGGTGTTGAGATCAATACCTTCACGTCCACCATGGTGGAGATACCCACAACCGGATAACGTCGGGATGTGGGTTTCATGCCCCATAGATTGGAGTATATCGGATACTTCCCGCCAGACCCAGGCCCCTTGAAATGCGCCATGAACAAAAAGAAATTTAGCCATGATTAAAGCTCCTGTACCGCGAGTTCGGGGCGGGCAAATCGATTGTCACTTCGGTGTGTAGAAGCATTGTTCGATTTTCCTGAAAACCAGCCGATTCGATCGGCGGGCCACACATCGAAATCGGGGACGTATGGTTTGATGTCGATCACTGGGGTGCCGTCAAGCACATCGACGTTTTCAACAAAGACTGTGCCATGAGAAACGCCCGAAAGGCGCATGACAGAAAGACCTAATGGATTCGGACGTTTGGGGGAGCGTGTCGCAAAAATGCCGTGCTCTTGAGTATCAAGAAAAGGAGTCACCGTAAGGTCATGCCCTTGTATCTGGTGGAGGTGGTAGAGCACGATGACGTGAGAGAAATCGTCAAGATCGGTGAGGCCTTCTTGATATTCGGGTAGAATGGAAATGGTCCCTCGAACGCCTTTGGCACCAAGTGGTTGAATGGGCATTCCTCGTACATCTTTGTGAGGTGTCGCAAAGTATCCGATTGGATTGTATAAAATGGTCATAGTGCCCTCCTGATGTATGGGATTTGCAAGTTGAATCCCATCTGATTCCTTTTTGAGGGATCAGGAATCATGCCATTATTAAATTATTAATAAAAACAGTATGTTGTTGTTTGTT contains:
- a CDS encoding alpha/beta fold hydrolase; this translates as MAKFLFVHGAFQGAWVWREVSDILQSMGHETHIPTLSGCGYLHHGGREGIDLNTFIQDISNYIYFEELDDVVLVGHSYSGLICGAIMMGTPHLLHQAILVDTIIPQSNRSFVDTAGEAFRHMLESHRVGNWKIKPWPLNVFGVPESRGPWFSARLCDFPESAFLTPFPSEFDPTCVPVSFITCTATASPFIRAMAGKARSFGWSVTELNSGHCPMVTHPQELAAMLDTAVIAQAGSAA
- the tsaA gene encoding tRNA (N6-threonylcarbamoyladenosine(37)-N6)-methyltransferase TrmO encodes the protein MTILYNPIGYFATPHKDVRGMPIQPLGAKGVRGTISILPEYQEGLTDLDDFSHVIVLYHLHQIQGHDLTVTPFLDTQEHGIFATRSPKRPNPLGLSVMRLSGVSHGTVFVENVDVLDGTPVIDIKPYVPDFDVWPADRIGWFSGKSNNASTHRSDNRFARPELAVQEL